A single genomic interval of Halomonas denitrificans harbors:
- a CDS encoding alpha/beta fold hydrolase, translating to MAHEERTVAVEADDGHRFELIEIGPNEGPTLLFLPGMGISARNLIPFGRMLGERGVRVLLHEWRGNGSSSLRARRGVDWGYDELLDLDLPAAIAAAHEGAGHRGLWLGGHSLGSQLACLAAALAPRRIEGLALVAGGAPYWRCYPAPAGIGLLAMLTLLPALVRVLGYYPGKRLGFAGTEARQLMLDWARTGRTGRYAWGRPTRDEDPALARLALPVHVVAMEHDRFVPRASMEWLLGKLTAAPATCNVVTDSTQGRSADHFGWMRSPSATAAILAPRIHGTAPAPDDPTDPGERP from the coding sequence ATGGCGCACGAAGAACGCACCGTCGCCGTGGAGGCGGACGACGGGCACCGTTTCGAGCTGATCGAGATCGGCCCGAACGAAGGCCCGACCCTGCTGTTCCTGCCCGGCATGGGCATCAGCGCCCGCAACCTGATTCCGTTCGGTCGAATGCTCGGTGAACGGGGCGTGCGGGTTCTGCTCCACGAGTGGCGCGGAAACGGGTCGTCCTCGCTTCGAGCTCGTAGAGGCGTCGACTGGGGCTACGACGAACTGCTCGATCTCGACCTGCCCGCTGCGATCGCGGCGGCGCACGAGGGTGCGGGACACCGCGGCCTGTGGCTCGGCGGCCACAGTCTAGGCTCGCAGCTGGCCTGTCTCGCCGCGGCACTCGCGCCCCGCCGCATCGAGGGGCTCGCACTCGTCGCCGGGGGCGCCCCCTACTGGCGCTGCTACCCCGCTCCGGCCGGCATCGGCCTGCTCGCCATGCTGACGCTCCTGCCGGCGCTCGTCCGCGTTCTCGGCTACTACCCGGGCAAGCGGCTGGGGTTCGCCGGAACCGAGGCCCGGCAGCTCATGCTCGACTGGGCCCGCACCGGTCGAACCGGACGCTACGCCTGGGGACGACCTACGCGCGACGAGGATCCTGCCCTGGCGCGGCTGGCGCTCCCGGTCCACGTCGTTGCCATGGAGCACGACCGCTTCGTGCCCAGGGCGTCGATGGAGTGGCTGCTCGGCAAGCTGACCGCGGCGCCGGCAACGTGTAATGTCGTCACCGATTCAACGCAGGGCCGAAGCGCCGACCACTTCGGCTGGATGCGAAGTCCGTCGGCCACCGCCGCGATCCTCGCGCCGCGCATCCACGGAACCGCCCCGGCACCGGACGATCCGACCGACCCGGGCGAACGCCCATAA